A part of Ptychodera flava strain L36383 chromosome 11, AS_Pfla_20210202, whole genome shotgun sequence genomic DNA contains:
- the LOC139143327 gene encoding poly(A) polymerase beta-like, translating to MESSPMTYGITSPISLASPKPADLELTKKLEEALVPFDVFESNIELNHRMEVLAKLNKLVKEWIKQVSLSKNMPLSVTETVGGKIYTFGSYRLGVHTKGGDIDALCVAPRNVDRADFFSSFFELLKQQPEARDLRAVEEAFVPVIKMVFDGIEIDMTFARLALAQVPENQDLADDNLLKNLDQRCIRSLNGCRVTDEILNLVPNKDSFRLALRAIKIWAKNHGIYSNVVGFLGGVSWAMLVARTCQLYPNAAASTIVYKFFLVFSRWEWPQPVLLKPTGENKLNMPVWDPRVNPTDRFHLMPIITPAYPHQNSTYNVTQSTKAVLVEEFKQGLAITEEIHLRRAEWSKLFEPTNFFQKYKHYIVLSASATTEEHQLEWIGLVESKIRILTGNLERSPFIKMAHVNPKAFSPVKTEKTDENGPDLCCMWFIGLAFEKLENVNVDLTFDIQSFTDTVYRQAFTINMHKEGMKLEAKHVRKKQLGEYLPQSVLRSNKKKLSNIGDGSNTPTRDGTSSNQNTPTRTQGTANPPKPEWMPADDSSNDVSRDESFNTSVSRESSKTDLGGIEVSGAKSEDVKTQAEPPQSSLQETNDGQNTDSKVVEGSENTVDKSEQAAQIPVIGSTTSLGTTPTSAETTRKRTRDGVVKKRSLSPTDEMIDSAKKRKGDSTSPSVEPDARGESVSPQDDVTSSMKKRSLSPTDEMSESAKKRKQNSSSPSLESNNGPNNEVTPPNTLPITPADKKRLPSSDIPDLQSPTPTTTGNPITVVKNSIRLTLK from the exons ATGGAGTCTTCCCCAATGACTTATGGCATAACTTCACCAATCAGTCTGGCTAGCCCTAAGCCAGCTGATTTGGAATTGACAAAGAAACTTGAGGAGGCTCTTGTTCCATTTGATGTCTTTGAGTCAAATATAGAACTAAATCATCG AATGGAAGTGTTGGCCAAGTTGAATAAACTTGTAAAAGAATGGATTAAGCAAGTTAGTTTGTCTAAAAACATGCCACTTAGTGTGACAGAGACAGTTGGTGGCAAAATCTATACCTTTGGTTCCTACAGACTGGGAGTCCATACAAAAG GTGGTGATATTGACGCCCTCTGTGTTGCACCTCGTAATGTAGACAGAGCAGACttcttttcttcattttttgaaTTGTTAAAGCAGCAACCAGAAGCTAGAGATCTCAGG GCAGTTGAAGAGGCGTTTGTACCTGTCATCAAAATGGTATTTGATGGTATAGAG ATTGATATGACGTTTGCCAGATTAGCCTTGGCTCAAGTTCCTGAAAATCAAGACTTGGCAGATGACAATCTTCTGAAAAACCTGGATCAAAGATGTATACGTAGTTTGAATG GATGCAGAGTGactgatgaaattttgaatttagtTCCAAATAAAGACAGTTTCAGGCTTGCACTCAGGGCTATCAAGATATGGGCAAAAA ATCATGGTATCTATTCCAATGTGGTTGGATTTCTTGGTGGTGTATCGTGGGCCATGCTTGTCGCTAGAACCTGCCAGCTTTATCCAAATGCTGCTGCCTCTACCATTGTATATAAGTTTTTCCTTGTGTTTTCCAGATG GGAATGGCCGCAACCAGTTCTCCTGAAGCCAACTGGTGAAAACAAACTGAACATGCCAGTATGGGATCCAAGG GTAAACCCAACTGATCGGTTTCATCTTATGCCGATTATCACGCCAGCTTACCCACATCAGAACTCCACATACAATGTCACTCAGTCGACAAAGGCTGTATTGGTTGAGGAATTTAAACAAG GTCTGGCTATCACAGAGGAAATTCATTTGAGAAGAGCAGAGTGGTCCAAATTGTTTGAACCAACCAACTTTTTCCAAAAGTACAA gCATTATATTGTTTTAAGTGCCAGTGCCACAACAGAGGAACATCAACTTGAATG GATTGGTCTAGTGGAATCCAAGATCCGTATTCTGACAGGGAATCTGGAAAGAAGTCCATTCATCAAGATGGCCCATGTCAATCCTAAAGCCTTCTCACCGGTGAAAACTGAAAAGACTGATGAAAATGG ACCAGATTTGTGTTGCATGTGGTTTATTGGTCTGGCCTTTGAAAAGCTTGAAAACGTGAATGTGGATTTGACATTTGACATCCAGAGTTTCACTGATACGGTATACAGACAGGCATTCACCATTAATATGCACAAAGAAGGAATGAAACTGGAAGCCAAACATGTCAGAAA GAAACAGCTTGGAGAGTATCTACCTCAAAGTGTCTTAAGGAGTAATAAGAAGAAACTGAGTAACATTGGTGATGGAAGTAACACACCAACTCGAGATGGCACAAGCAGCAATCAAAACACTCCGACACGTACACAAGGAACAGCAAATCCACCCAAACCGGAATGGATGCCAGCTGATGATTCCAGCAACGATGTCAGCAGGGATGAAAGTTTTAATACAAGTGTCAGTAGAGAATCCAGCAAAACTGACCTGGGTGGAATTGAAGTGAGTGGAGCAAAGAGTGAAGATGTGAAAACACAAGCTGAACCTCCTCAGTCAAGCTTACAGGAAACAAATGATGGCCAAAATACAGATAGCAAG GTTGTTGAAGGGAGTGAGAATACAGTTGACAAGTCAGAGCAAGCAGCACAGATACCGGTGATAGGATCCACCACAAGCCTTGGAACTACACCTACATCAGCAGAAACAACTCGGAAGAGGACCAGAGATGGAGTGGTGAAGAAGAGATCCTTGTCTCCAACAGACGAAATGATCGATTCTGCAAAGAAAAGGAAAGGAGATAGTACATCTCCAAGTGTAGAACCTGATGCAAGGGGGGAATCTGTGTCACCACAAGATGATGTGACCAGTTCAATGAAGAAAAGATCCCTTTCTCCAACCGATGAAATGTCAGAGTCAGCCAAGAAGAGAAAACAAAACAGTTCCAGTCCGAGTTTAGAATCG AATAATGGTCCAAACAATGAAGTCACCCCTCCAAATACTCTACCAATCACACCAGCCGACAAAAAG AGGCTTCCCAGCAGTGATATCCCAGATCTTCAGTCTCCAACGCCAACCACCACAGGGAACCCTATCACTGTTGTGAAAAATTCCATTCGGCTGACTCTGAAGTAG